The Brachyhypopomus gauderio isolate BG-103 chromosome 7, BGAUD_0.2, whole genome shotgun sequence genome has a window encoding:
- the nr2f5 gene encoding nuclear receptor subfamily 2 group F member 5 — translation MAMVVNQWQENISADPGSQLQICGQEPGGTPGTPSGSTPGNDALSGDKIPNVDCMVCGDKSSGKHYGQFTCEGCKSFFKRSVRRNLTYTCRGNRDCPIDQHHRNQCQYCRLKKCLKVGMRREAVQRGRMSSSQSSPGQYLTNGSEAYGGQPYLSGFISLLLRAEPYPTSRYGAQCMQSNNLMGIENICELAARLLFSAVEWAKNIPFFPDLQLMDQVALLRMSWSELFVLNAAQCSMPLHVAPLLAAAGLHASPMSAERVVAFMDHIRVFQEQVEKLKALQVDTAEYSCLKSIVLFTSDAMGLSDVAHVESIQEKSQCALEEYVRNQYPNQPNRFGRLLLRLPSLRIVSSPVIEQLFFVRLVGKTPIETLLRDMLLSGSSYNWPYLPMQRDRPISLHYNENGP, via the exons ATGGCAATGGTAGTAAACCAGTGGCAAGAGAACATTTCGGCTGATCCTGGGTCCCAGCTCCAGATTTGCGGCCAGGAGCCCGGAGGGACCCCGGGAACACCTTCTGGTTCCACCCCAGGGAACGACGCACTTTCCGGGGACAAAATTCCCAACGTGGACTGCATGGTGTGTGGAGACAAGTCCAGCGGCAAACACTACGGCCAGTTCACTTGTGAGGGCTGCAAGAGCTTCTTCAAGCGCTCCGTGCGACGCAACCTGACTTACACCTGCCGGGGCAATCGCGACTGTCCAATCGACCAGCACCATCGGAACCAGTGTCAGTACTGTCGGCTTAAAAAGTGTCTAAAAGTCGGAATGAGGCGAGAGG CCGTGCAGAGGGGACGCATGTCCAGCTCTCAGTCCAGCCCGGGCCAGTACCTGACCAACGGCAGCGAGGCGTATGGCGGCCAGCCGTACCTGTCGGGCTTCATCTCGCTGCTGCTGCGTGCCGAGCCGTACCCCACGTCCCGCTACGGAGCCCAGTGCATGCAGTCCAACAACCTCATGGGCATCGAGAACATCTGTGAGCTGGCGGCACGTCTGCTCTTCAGCGCCGTGGAGTGGGCCAAGAACATCCCCTTCTTCCCCGACCTGCAGCTCATGGACCAG GTGGCGCTGTTGCGCATGTCGTGGAGTGAGCTATTTGTGCTGAACGCGGCCCAGTGCTCCATGCCGCTGCACGTCGCGCCCCTGCTGGCCGCCGCTGGCCTGCACGCCTCGCCCATGTCGGCCGAGCGCGTGGTGGCCTTCATGGACCACATCCGCGTGttccaggagcaggtggagaagCTGAAGGCGCTGCAGGTGGACACGGCTGAGTACTCCTGCCTCAAGTCCATCGTTCTCTTCACCTCAG ACGCCATGGGCCTCTCGGACGTGGCGCACGTGGAGAGCATCCAGGAGAAATCCCAGTGTGCCCTGGAGGAGTATGTGCGTAACCAGTACCCCAACCAGCCCAACCGCTTCGGCCGCCTGCTGCTCCGCCTGCCGTCCCTGCGCATCGTGTCCTCGCCCGTCATCGAGCAGCTCTTCTTTGTGCGCTTGGTGGGCAAGACGCCCATCGAGACCCTGCTGAGAGACATGCTACTCTCTGGCTCCAGCTACAACTGGCCCTACCTTCCCATGCAGAGGGACCGGCCTATCTCCCTCCACTACAACGAGAACGGGCCCTGA